The proteins below come from a single Triticum aestivum cultivar Chinese Spring chromosome 5D, IWGSC CS RefSeq v2.1, whole genome shotgun sequence genomic window:
- the LOC123126098 gene encoding zinc finger protein STAR3-like: MCSSDHFASNNDLYLQPNHQRGAGIMEACDLDRSGHGQSRHGQEAEEHRSDPSAALTTYLTFLEHKIGHLRGILCSTPRHPQQQRAIVSAELRCIIVQLVSIANYLDSDSGAGAADASPFEPSEERSPSLSNGTHDDSGDGHAEAAGEEEIEGEGPYEVVQIEKEEILAPHAHCCKVCGKGFKRDANLRMHMRGHGDQYKAPGALARPGSPAPGAGTGRRFFYSCPYAGCKRNREHRDFQPLKTPVCVKNHYRRSHCDKSHVCRRCGVKRFSVLADLRTHEKHCGRDRWVCSCGVSFSRKDKLFAHVAIFDGGHTPALPPSDDEAIGHCTAATAIDSILVPSSGQPLPVSGGEAVNVVDQSFSGQMLDGLSFSGAKGGMDDGRAKLSSPIGIDFCDFDGFDLLGAVAMDFNF, from the coding sequence ATGTGCAGCTCCGATCATTTCGCCAGTAATAATGACTTGTACCTTCAGCCCAATCATCAGAGGGGGGCTGGGATCATGGAGGCCTGCGATCTTGACAGAAGTGGGCACGGGCAGAGCCGGCATGGCCAGGAGGCGGAGGAGCACCGGTCGGACCCGAGCGCGGCGCTCACCACGTACCTGACCTTCCTGGAGCACAAGATCGGGCACCTCCGCGGGATCCTCtgctccacgccgcgccacccgcaGCAGCAGCGTGCCATCGTCTCCGCCGAGCTCCGCTGCATAATCGTGCAGCTCGTCTCCATCGCCAACTACCTCGACtccgactccggcgccggcgcgGCGGACGCGTCCCCGTTCGAGCCCAGCGAGGAGAGGTCGCCGTCGCTGTCGAACGGCACCCACGACGACTCCGGCGACGGCCAcgccgaggccgccggcgaggaggagatTGAAGGGGAGGGGCCGTACGAGGTGGTGCAGATCGAGAAGGAGGAGATCCTGGCGCCGCACGCGCACTGCTGCAAGGTGTGCGGCAAGGGGTTCAAGCGCGACGCCAACCTGCGCATGCACATGCGCGGCCACGGCGACCAGTACAAGGCGCCTGGCGCGCTCGCCAGGCCCGGCTCGCCGGCGCCGGGGGCGGGGACGGGGAGGCGCTTCTTCTACTCGTGCCCCTACGCCGGGTGCAAGCGCAACAGGGAGCACAGGGACTTCCAGCCGCTCAAGACGCCCGTCTGTGTCAAGAACCACTACCGCCGGAGCCACTGCGACAAGAGCCACGTCTGCCGCCGCTGCGGCGTCAAGCGCTTCTCGGTCCTCGCCGACCTCCGCACCCACGAGAAGCACTGCGGCCGCGACCGCTGGGTCTGCTCCTGCGGCGTCTCCTTCTCCAGGAAAGACAAGCTCTTCGCCCACGTCGCCATCTTCGACGGCGGCCACACGCCCGCTCTGCCGCCCAGCGACGACGAAGCCATCGGCCATTGCACTGCCGCCACTGCCATTGACAGCATCCTCGTGCCCAGCTCCGGTCAGCCGCTGCCGGTCAGCGGTGGCGAAGCGGTGAACGTGGTGGACCAGAGCTTCTCCGGTCAAATGCTCGATGGTCTCAGCTTCTCCGGCGCCAAAGGGGGCATGGATGACGGCCGAGCAAAGCTCTCCTCCCCGATCGGCATTGACTTCTGTGACTTCGATGGATTCGACCTGTTGGGAGCAGTTGCAATGGACTTCAATTTCTGA